The following are encoded together in the Triticum dicoccoides isolate Atlit2015 ecotype Zavitan chromosome 6B, WEW_v2.0, whole genome shotgun sequence genome:
- the LOC119324028 gene encoding uncharacterized protein LOC119324028, whose product MGQGTEVKTREDPKVEIQEKGEVFFFYRPKVDKEEAHGPDDVQRMYVVLRPESVPDRAVEEKQAPDSGKEGKKRKTRHGGDEKGQADGGNEGGHGKEEVNVEEKPLLRLIVMGKKSLPDPAKHGRPFWGYVDLVTTDIEDIKDALKGAEYDTATRGKRRQSAARAMGEGVYRILKHEGRGGRPHTHLVYKLELPSRGGEEGAVGEPQEAMNVEPEASFLVQIKNPEQRGGGRGGGGGGGFGGLQGKRKAAFPEHLQGRFGSNRYAPADPPDLLNYEGCELLLISASDDVEEELGLELQTETEEETERGAGGDGGEGGRAGAGCSDLVKMFGEVADVKPLLSGSWD is encoded by the exons aTGGGTCAAGGCACGGAGGTGAAGACCAGGGAGGACCCCAAAGTGGAGATCCAG GAGAAGGGCGAGGTGTTCTTCTTCTACCGGCCCAAGGTGGACAAGGAGGAGGCGCACGGCCCCGACGACGTGCAGCGGATGTACGTCGTGCTGCGCCCGGAgtccgtccccgaccgcgccgtcgagGAGAAGCAGGCGCCGGACTCCGGCAAGGAGGGCAAGAAGAGGAAGACCCGCCACGGCGGCGATGAGAAGGGGCAGGCGGACGGCGGCAACGAAGGCGGCCACGGGAAGGAG GAGGTGAACGTGGAGGAGAAGCCGCTGCTCCGGCTGATCGTGATGGGGAAGAAGAGCCTGCCGGACCCGGCGAAGCACGGCCGGCCCTTCTGGGGCTACGTCGACCTCGTCACGACCGACATCGAGGACATCAAGGACGCGCTCAAGGGGGCGGAGTACGACACGGCGACGCGCGGCAAGCGGCGCCAGTCCGCGGCGAGGGCGATGGGCGAGGGCGTGTACCGCATCCTCAAGCACGAGGGCCGCGGCGGCCGCCCGCACACCCACCTCGTCTACAAGCTCGAGCTGCCCTCGCGCGGCGGCGAGGAGGGCGCCGTCGGGGAGCCGCAGGAGGCCATGAACGTGGAGCCGGAGGCGTCGTTCCTGGTGCAGATCAAGAACCCCGAGCAGCGCGGCGGGGGCAGGggcgggggcggaggcggaggGTTCGGCGGGCTGCAGGGCAAGCGGAAGGCCGCGTTCCCGGAGCACCTGCAGGGGCGGTTCGGGAGCAACCGCTACGCGCCGGCCGACCCGCCGGACCTGCTCAACTACGAGGGGTGCGAGCTGCTGCTGATCTCGGCGTCCGACGACGTGGAGGAGGAGCTGGGCCTGGAGCTGCAGACGGAGACGGAGGAGGAGACGGAGCGAGGCGCTGGTGGTGATGGCGGCGAGGGCGGCCGCGCCGGGGCGGGGTGCTCAGACCTGGTGAAGATGTTCGGCGAGGTGGCCGACGTGAAGCCGCTGCTCAGCGGGAGCTGGGACTAG